The following proteins come from a genomic window of Pseudomonas putida:
- a CDS encoding DUF2075 domain-containing protein encodes MIVYAATKQQFLQDNDNDDIEEVILRHYKEATGKNVGSSEIRSWQGSLTYMAKVLRDEGLPSDAGLAIELHIPQSSKRIDFLLTGRDENQAKKAVLIELKQWSKANATTKDAIVKTALGGGLIETIHPSYQVWSYAALLEGFNEAVYDKSIEIRPCAYLHNYVSDGIIDSAHYEPHISKAPLFLKGPEELSKLRAFLKKHISHGDNKEILYELSEGKIRPSKALAEALGGLMKGKPEFVLIDDQKAIFESALAAASEASDQAPKVMIIEGGPGTGKTVLAINLLVKLTELKLMSKYVSKNAAPRKVYESKLVGTIKRSHFSNFFSGSGAFIDTEPNTFDALIVDEAHRLNEKSGLYGNLGENQIKELIDSAKCSIFFIDEDQRVTLSDIGSKQAIRAFAKAKGAVVEEYVLSSQFRCSGSDGYLAWLDDTLGIRSTANPTLETQEYEFKVFDSPQAMHEAISEKNHGNKARVVAGYCWPWLSKKDSAAADIVIGDYKRQWNLDQDGSLWIIAENSIEQVGCIHTCQGLEVDYIGVIIGPDLVVRDGKVVTSPDERDKHDKSIRGWKKMMKEQPALAKSETDLIIKNTYRTLMTRGMKGCYLYCTDKETARYFESRLSQHSNH; translated from the coding sequence GTGATCGTTTACGCTGCTACCAAACAGCAATTTCTCCAAGACAACGATAACGATGACATTGAGGAGGTGATCCTCAGGCATTACAAGGAAGCAACCGGCAAGAACGTTGGCTCCTCGGAAATCAGGTCGTGGCAAGGGTCCCTGACGTACATGGCCAAAGTCCTTAGAGATGAAGGCCTGCCGAGCGATGCAGGCCTGGCCATCGAATTGCACATTCCGCAGTCGTCGAAGCGAATCGACTTTCTACTCACCGGTCGCGACGAAAACCAGGCAAAAAAAGCCGTACTGATCGAGCTGAAGCAATGGAGTAAGGCCAACGCCACCACCAAAGACGCCATCGTCAAAACGGCATTGGGTGGCGGCCTGATTGAGACCATTCACCCGTCCTATCAGGTATGGTCCTATGCAGCGCTGCTGGAAGGCTTCAACGAGGCGGTGTATGACAAAAGCATCGAAATCCGTCCGTGTGCCTACCTCCATAACTACGTCAGCGACGGGATCATAGATTCAGCCCACTATGAGCCCCACATCAGCAAGGCTCCGCTGTTTCTGAAAGGCCCGGAAGAGCTCAGTAAACTCAGAGCCTTTCTGAAAAAGCATATAAGTCATGGCGACAACAAAGAGATTCTTTACGAGCTGTCCGAAGGAAAAATTCGCCCCTCCAAAGCGCTAGCCGAAGCCCTTGGGGGGTTGATGAAAGGCAAGCCCGAGTTCGTATTGATTGACGATCAGAAAGCAATTTTTGAGTCGGCGCTGGCGGCGGCAAGCGAGGCCTCGGACCAAGCACCCAAGGTGATGATCATCGAAGGTGGGCCGGGCACCGGAAAAACTGTTCTGGCTATCAATCTGCTGGTGAAGCTCACCGAGTTGAAGCTGATGAGCAAATACGTCTCCAAGAATGCTGCCCCTCGCAAGGTCTACGAAAGCAAACTGGTTGGCACCATCAAGCGCAGCCATTTCTCGAATTTCTTTTCAGGCTCTGGGGCATTCATCGACACTGAGCCCAACACATTCGATGCGCTTATCGTGGACGAAGCTCATCGGCTAAATGAGAAAAGCGGGCTTTATGGAAACCTTGGGGAAAACCAGATCAAGGAGCTGATTGATTCAGCGAAATGCTCCATTTTCTTTATCGATGAAGACCAGCGGGTGACCTTGAGCGATATCGGCAGCAAGCAGGCGATTCGCGCCTTTGCGAAAGCCAAGGGCGCTGTGGTTGAAGAATACGTGTTGTCTTCGCAGTTTCGCTGTAGTGGCTCTGACGGTTACCTGGCATGGCTGGATGACACGCTTGGCATTCGATCGACGGCAAATCCAACGCTTGAAACCCAAGAGTACGAATTTAAGGTGTTCGACTCACCTCAGGCGATGCATGAAGCAATCAGTGAGAAAAACCACGGAAACAAAGCTCGTGTGGTCGCGGGCTATTGCTGGCCTTGGTTGAGCAAGAAAGACTCCGCCGCCGCAGATATCGTCATTGGTGACTACAAACGCCAATGGAACCTGGATCAGGATGGCAGCCTGTGGATCATCGCTGAGAACTCCATCGAGCAGGTTGGCTGCATTCATACTTGCCAAGGTTTGGAAGTCGACTACATCGGGGTCATCATCGGGCCAGACCTAGTCGTACGTGACGGTAAGGTCGTGACATCCCCAGATGAGCGCGACAAGCACGATAAATCGATTCGCGGCTGGAAAAAAATGATGAAAGAGCAACCTGCCCTCGCGAAAAGTGAAACAGACCTGATCATCAAAAATACGTATCGAACCCTGATGACACGCGGGATGAAGGGTTGCTACCTGTACTGCACCGACAAAGAGACTGCGCGATACTTCGAGAGTCGGCTTAGCCAACACAGCAATCATTGA
- a CDS encoding nucleotide pyrophosphohydrolase, with amino-acid sequence MSDSDSSSAPLVDITKLAASLQRFADDRDWQQFHSPKNLILALTGEVGELCEIFQWMSDADSISAATDPEIGQAVKDELADVLMYLVRLSSVLGIDLNEAVTQKLASNGQKYPVDKARSNSKKYDRL; translated from the coding sequence GTGAGTGACTCAGATAGCTCGTCCGCGCCACTGGTTGACATAACGAAGCTTGCCGCATCCCTTCAGCGTTTCGCTGATGATCGCGACTGGCAGCAGTTCCACTCCCCCAAAAATCTCATCCTTGCTCTCACCGGCGAGGTAGGCGAGCTGTGCGAGATTTTCCAATGGATGAGCGATGCCGACTCGATCTCCGCCGCAACAGATCCCGAAATCGGCCAAGCCGTGAAGGACGAACTGGCGGACGTACTGATGTACCTGGTTCGCCTGAGCAGCGTACTCGGCATTGACCTCAACGAGGCCGTGACACAGAAACTCGCCTCGAATGGCCAGAAGTACCCCGTAGATAAAGCCAGAAGCAACAGCAAAAAGTACGACCGACTCTGA
- a CDS encoding DNA cytosine methyltransferase yields the protein MHTIDAVDLFCGAGGLTAGLLKTGISVRAGYDIDRNCEYAYKTNNGAEFVAESVESAKVRDVAAWYRDGRVKLLAGCAPCQPFSTYNQGRDTSTDRKWPLLYSFEELIKGIKPELVTMENVPDVTKHKVYVDFVKGLEDEGYHIWAGTIHCIDYGLPQQRRRHVLLASKFGPIAMIPKTHAGKPVTVEQAIGHFPKLEAGGCDPKDPLHRAATLTPTNLERIKRSTPGGTWKDWPEWLRAPCHRKSSGKTYPSVYGRMRHDEPGPTMTTLCYGFGNGRFGHYDMTQNRAISLREAATLQSFPETYQFMPPQEITFKAVGRMIGNAVPVRLGEIIGLSIQRHLEEFATDRK from the coding sequence ATGCATACTATTGACGCCGTTGACCTTTTTTGTGGTGCTGGAGGGCTGACTGCAGGTCTGCTCAAAACTGGTATCAGCGTTCGTGCTGGCTACGACATCGATCGCAATTGCGAGTATGCCTATAAGACGAACAACGGCGCAGAATTCGTGGCTGAAAGCGTTGAGTCTGCAAAGGTTCGCGATGTTGCTGCTTGGTATCGAGACGGTCGGGTCAAGCTCTTGGCGGGATGCGCTCCCTGCCAGCCCTTCTCGACCTACAATCAGGGGCGTGATACCAGCACTGATCGCAAGTGGCCGCTTCTGTATTCGTTTGAAGAGCTCATCAAAGGCATTAAGCCAGAGCTTGTCACCATGGAGAACGTCCCTGATGTTACCAAGCACAAGGTATATGTTGACTTTGTAAAGGGGCTGGAGGATGAGGGCTACCATATTTGGGCAGGGACCATCCACTGCATTGACTACGGACTTCCTCAGCAGCGTCGCCGACACGTACTGTTAGCTTCGAAATTTGGTCCCATAGCCATGATTCCGAAGACTCATGCAGGCAAGCCGGTGACAGTGGAACAGGCAATTGGACATTTTCCAAAGCTTGAAGCTGGTGGGTGTGATCCGAAGGATCCTCTGCACCGTGCGGCCACTTTAACTCCAACAAATCTTGAACGCATCAAACGATCAACGCCAGGCGGTACATGGAAAGATTGGCCAGAGTGGCTGCGCGCACCTTGTCATCGCAAGAGTAGCGGCAAGACTTACCCGAGTGTTTATGGTCGGATGCGCCATGATGAACCCGGGCCGACTATGACGACGTTATGCTATGGATTTGGCAACGGGCGATTCGGTCACTATGATATGACGCAAAATCGCGCAATCTCTCTTAGAGAGGCTGCAACTTTGCAATCCTTTCCTGAAACTTATCAATTTATGCCGCCTCAGGAAATCACGTTCAAAGCAGTCGGTCGCATGATAGGAAACGCCGTCCCTGTTCGACTAGGTGAAATTATCGGACTGAGTATTCAGCGCCACCTCGAAGAATTTGCTACCGATCGGAAGTAG